A region of Scleropages formosus chromosome 2, fSclFor1.1, whole genome shotgun sequence DNA encodes the following proteins:
- the glyctk gene encoding glycerate kinase, whose translation MARVLSLCRSLPLCRPLVVRGMARRMMSLEERARAVFAAAVEGVQPDAVVRKRLQRSGDQLLVDGHCFPLQHNLHLVGFGKAVLGMAAEAERIVGDHLVQGVVSVPYGIQETLQKHGKGHMLLEQNSRIEVLEGAKHNLPDADAQRAAERIRQIASQLTETDLLLVLISGGGSALLPYPVPPISLEEKQEVTRKLAAAGATIQELNTVRRALSLLKGGGLAQNASPAKVIALILSDVIGDPLDLIASGPTVQYEASTQGVWTVLERYRLCDSLPMSVREVLGRSKPQCEEMGKIAEQEKNRVHNVVIGSNSIALEAAGQWARQLGLRPVVLSPGVCGDVCMVAHLYGLLARFASAPSDPSVDWAQQILQLGPKVGVESWDLCRTMRVLGEAHEEGWGVTCVLAGGEPTVQLIGKGRGGRNQELALRVGLELGVKQPLQDTLFLSGGTDGQDGPTDAAGAVTDGGLEEEARRQGLDPSSFLSNNDSYTFFSRLSAGRCLLLPGLTGTNVMDVHLLLIPTQPPNN comes from the exons ATGGCACGTGTTTTGTCTCTCTGCCGCTCTTTGCCTTTATGTCGTCCTCTCGTTGTCCGGGGCATGGCGCGTCGCATGATGTCGCTCGAAGAACGGGCTCGGGCCGTGTTCGCAGCTGCAGTCGAGGGAGTGCAGCCTGATGCCGTGGTGCGCAAGAGACTGCAGCGTAGCGGAGACCAGCTCCTGGTGGATGGTCACTGTTTCCCACTCCAACACAACCTTCATCTAGTGGGCTTTGGCAAGGCCGTGCTGGGTATGGCAGCTGAGGCAGAGAGGATTGTGGGAGACCATCTTGTTCAGGGCGTGGTCAGTGTGCCATATGGTATTCAGGAGACGCTTCAAAAGCATGGGAAAGG GCACATGCTCCTGGAGCAGAACAGTCGTATTGAGGTACTGGAGGGTGCAAAACACAACCTTCCTGATGCCGATGCCCAAAGGGCAGCAGAACGCATACGTCAGATTGCCAGCCAGCTAACCGAGACTGATCTTCTACTGGTTCTCATCTCGG GTGGAGGGTCAGCACTTCTCCCTTATCCAGTACCACCCATCTCGTtggaggagaagcaggaagTGACACGCAAATTGGCAGCTGCTGGAGCCACAATACAGGAGTTAAATACGGTCCGCAGGGCTCTCTCTTTGCTCAAAGGAGGTGGCTTGGCGCAAAATGCTAGTCCTGCTAAG gTGATAGCCCTGATTCTTTCTGATGTGATTGGAGATCCTCTGGACCTTATTGCTAGTGGGCCCACTGTGCAATATGAAGCTTCAACTCAAGGTGTCTGGACAGTCCTTGAGCGCTACAGATTGTGTGACTCGCTGCCCATGTCTGTAAGAGAGGTGTTGGGGCGATCAAAACCACAATGTGAAGAGATGGGCAAGATAGCTGAGCAGGAAAAGAACCGCGTGCACAACGTCGTAATTGGCTCGAATAGCATTGCCCTTGAAGCCGCAGGACAATGGGCACGACAGCTGGGGCTCCGCCCGGTTGTGCTATCCCCTGGGGTGTGTGGAGATGTGTGCATGGTGGCCCATCTCTATGGCCTCCTGGCTCGTTTCGCAAGTGCCCCCAGTGACCCATCTGTGGACTGGGCCCAACAGATCCTACAGCTGGGGCCCAAGGTTGGTGTGGAGAGCTGGGACCTGTGCCGCACCATGCGAGTGCTGGGCGAAGCACATGAAGAGGGCTGGGGGGTCACCTGCGTccttgcaggtggtgagcccacagTGCAACTGATAGGGAAGGGACGGGGTGGGAGAAACCAAGAGCTGGCACTGCGGGTGGGGTTGGAACTAGGAGTAAAGCAACCCCTTCAAGACACTTTGTTCTTGAGCGGTGGGACGGATGGACAGGATGGACCCACAGACGCAGCAGGCGCAGTGACAGATGGTGGTCTTGAAGAGGAAGCCCGACGACAGGGCCTTGACCCCAGCAGCTTTCTCTCCAACAACGACTCCTATACCTTTTTTTCCAGGCTCTCTGCAGGCCGATGCCTGCTCCTTCCTGGGCTCACAGGAACTAATGTGATGGACGTGCATCTACTGCTCATACCCACACAGCCACCCAACAACTGA
- the wdr82 gene encoding WD repeat-containing protein 82 produces MKLTDNVLRSFRVAKVFRENSDKINCFDFSSNGETVISSSDDDSIVLYDCQEGKPKRTLYSKKYGVDLIRYTHAANTVVYSSNKIDDTIRYLSLHDNKYIRYFPGHSKRVVALSMSPVDDTFISGSMDKTIRLWDLRSPNCQGLMHLQGKPVCSFDPEGLIFAAGVNSEMVKLYDLRSFDKGPFATFKLPIDRNCEWTGLKFSNDGKLILVSTNGGTLRVLDAFKGAVLHCFGGYNNSKGVTLEASFTPDSQFIMIGSEDGKIHVWNAESGMKVAVLDGKHTGPVTCLQFNPKFMTFASACSNMAFWLPTIDD; encoded by the exons ATGAAGCTCACGGACAATGTGCTGCGGAGTTTTCGTGTGGCGAAGGTGTTCCGGGAGAACTCGGACAAAATCAACTGCTTCGACTTCAGCTCGAATGGCGAGACCGTTATTTCGAGCAGCGACGACGACTCCATCGTCCTATACGACTGCCAGGAGGGAAA GCCCAAACGGACCCTGTACAGTAAGAAGTATGGAGTGGATCTAATTCGTTACACGCATGCAGCCAACACAGTGGTCTACAGCTCCAATAAAATCGATG ATACTATACGATACCTCTCTCTGCATGACAACAAGTATATCCGATACTTCCCTGGACACAGCAAAAG AGTTGTGGCACTCTCTATGTCTCCTGTAGATGACACCTTCATTTCAGGCTCCATGGACAAAACTATTCGGCTGTGGGACCTCCGATCACCAAATTGCCAG GGTCTGATGCACTTACAAGGGAAGCCGGTGTGCTCCTTTGACCCAGAGGGGCTGATTTTTGCCGCAGGAGTGAACTCAGAAATGGTGAAGCTGTATGATCTTCGATCATTCGATAAG ggtcCCTTCGCTACTTTTAAGCTGCCCATAGACAGAAACTGTGAGTGGACTGGCCTCAAGTTCAGCAATGATGGCAAGCTGATCCTGGTCTCCACGAATGGAGGTACCCTCCGTGTTCTTGATGCATTCAAAGGAGCTGTGCTGCACTGCTTTGGG GGCTACAACAATAGTAAAGGGGTCACCCTTGAAGCCTCCTTCACTCCAGATTCCCAGTTCATTATGATAG GTTCGGAGGACGGCAAGATTCATGTGTGGAATGCAGAGAGTGGCATGAAAGTGGCCGTGCTCGACGGAAAGCACACAGGGCCAGTGACCTGTCTACAGTTCAACCCCAAATTCATGACTTTTGCAAGTGCTTGTTCCAACATG GCGTTTTGGTTGCCCACTATTGATGACTGA